From Carya illinoinensis cultivar Pawnee chromosome 5, C.illinoinensisPawnee_v1, whole genome shotgun sequence, one genomic window encodes:
- the LOC122311245 gene encoding LOB domain-containing protein 38-like encodes MSCNGCRVLRKGCSDNCMLRQCLQSIDKPQAQAHATIFVAKFFGRACLMSFISGVPEHQRPSLFQSLLFEAVGRTVNPVNGVVGLLLTGNWKVCQSAVETVLQGGSLRASPEFLGEQASMPELEVDASGAHGNKQRCAGPVLDLDLCLTAGNDNLHKREKVRKIRRSPSVESETTTLGSDYTGGNCITEGSGSERKILRLFV; translated from the exons ATGAGTTGCAATGGCTGTAGGGTTCTTCGAAAGGGTTGCAGCGACAATTGCATGCTTCGACAATGCCTGCAATCGATAGACAAACCTCAAGCGCAAGCTCACGCCACCATCTTCGTCGCCAAGTTCTTTGGCCGTGCCTGTCTCATGTCCTTCATTTCCGGTGTCCCTGAACACCAAAGACcct CTTTGTTTCAGTCGTTGTTATTTGAAGCGGTGGGACGGACCGTAAATCCGGTGAACGGAGTGGTGGGACTACTTTTGACAGGGAACTGGAAGGTGTGCCAATCGGCGGTGGAGACGGTTCTCCAAGGCGGCTCGTTACGGGCCTCACCGGAGTTTCTTGGCGAGCAAGCTTCGATGCCTGAGCTGGAGGTTGATGCTTCGGGAGCCCATGGCAACAAGCAGCGGTGTGCGGGTCCAGTACTGGATCTGGATCTTTGCTTGACAGCCGGTAATGATAATTTGcataagagagagaaagtaAGGAAGATCAGAAGGAGCCCGTCTGTGGAGTCCGAAACGACGACGTTGGGAAGTGATTATACGGGTGGTAATTGTATTACAGAGGGATCGGGTAGTGAAAGAAAGATTCTGAGATTATTTGTTTGA
- the LOC122310518 gene encoding BTB/POZ domain-containing protein NPY2-like isoform X1, which translates to MKFMKLGSKPDSFQTEGNNVRYVASELATDIILIVGDVKFYLHKFPLLSRSGRLQKLVTTKEDMTDEVHISDIPGGPAAFEICAKFCYGMTVTLNAYNVAAARCAAEYLEMHETMERGNLIYKIDVFLTSSIFRSWKDSIIVLQTTKFLLPLSEELKVVSDCIDCIATKACIDVSKVDWSYTYNRKKLPEENGNDPNWNGVRNRPVPKDWWVEDLCELEIGLYKRVLVNIKNIGIVSNDVIGEALKAYAYRRLPGFSKGMIQSGDKAKYQSIVNTIAWLLPADKGCVSCSFLLKLLKASILVNSGEMDKVELVRRIGQQLEEASVNDLLIRAPEEETTMFDVSTVQKIVQEFLMQDKSAEIELLEESHELQETRRPGILSEASKLMVAKLIDGYLAEISKDPNLTLSKFVDLAEMVSNISRPAHDGLYRAIDMYLKEHPGISKSEKKRICKLMDCKKLSVDACMHAVQNERLPLRVVVQVLYFEQVRAAASSGSSTPDIPKGIKDLNSGSHGSSRSATTNTEEDWDGVATAEDLKALKGELAALRLANGVGGGERNGDGKSNVDKAAINKMKGLLKSKILTKLWSGKGGQGDNSGSDSSDSLGSANPEEAKSTPSRNRRHSVS; encoded by the exons ATGAAGTTTATGAAACTTGGATCAAAGCCGGATTCCTTTCAGACTGAAGGAAACAATGTCAG GTATGTCGCAAGTGAGCTGGCAACAGACATCATTCTTATTGTAGGGGATGTAAAATTCTATCTTCACAAG TTTCCACTACTGTCAAGAAGTGGTCGCTTGCAGAAGTTGGTCACAACCAAGGAAGACATGACAGATGAAGTTCACATTTCTGACATTCCTGGTGGTCCTGCTGCCTTTGAGATATGTGCCAAGTTTTGTTATGGCATGACCGTCACTCTCAATGCTTACAATGTTGCTGCTGCTCGATGTGCAGCTGAGTACCTAGAAATGCATGAGACCATGGAGAGAGGGAACCTCATCTACAAGATTGATGTCTTTCTTACCTCTAGCATTTTCCGCAGCTGGAAAGATTCAATCATTGTTCTACAGACTACAAAGTTTTTACTACCATTATCTGAGGAGTTGAAGGTTGTCAGCGATTGCATTGACTGTATAGCTACCAAGGCCTGTATTGATGTTTCCAAGGTTGACTGGTCCTATACCTATAATCGGAAGAAGCTCCCAGAGGAAAATGGGAATGATCCAAACTGGAATGGTGTCAGAAACCGTCCAGTGCCAAAGGACTGGTGGGTTGAGGATTTGTGCGAGCTTGAAATTGGTCTGTATAAGCGTGTTCTGGTGAATATTAAAAACATAGGGATTGTTTCAAATGATGTAATTGGGGAAGCCTTGAAAGCTTATGCTTACAGAAGGTTGCCAGGTTTCAGCAAGGGTATGATTCAGTCTGGAGACAAGGCGAAGTACCAGTCAATAGTCAATACAATAGCGTGGCTGTTGCCAGCAGACAAAGGCTGTGTCTCTTGTAGTTTCTTGCTCAAATTGTTAAAAGCTTCCATTTTAGTGAACTCAGGAGAGATGGATAAGGTTGAGCTGGTAAGGAGAATAGGACAGCAACTGGAGGAGGCTTCTGTAAATGATCTTTTGATACGAGCACCAGAAGAGGAAACTACAATGTTTGATGTTAGTACGGTACAGAAAATAGTACAAGAGTTTCTGATGCAAGATAAGAGTGCTGAGATTGAATTGCTTGAAGAAAGCCATGAGCTTCAGGAGACAAGAAGGCCAGGGATTTTATCGGAGGCTTCCAAGCTGATGGTGGCAAAACTGATAGATGGATATCTTGCTGAAATTTCGAAGGATCCCAACCTAACCTTGTCGAAATTTGTTGATCTTGCTGAAATGGTGTCCAACATCTCTCGGCCTGCTCATGATGGGCTCTACCGCGCCATTGACATGTATCTAAAG GAGCATCCAGGGATTAGCAAGAGCGAGAAGAAAAGGATATGCAAGCTGATGGACTGCAAGAAGCTATCAGTTGATGCGTGCATGCATGCTGTTCAAAATGAGAGACTGCCATTGCGTGTCGTAGTGCAGGTACTCTATTTTGAGCAGGTTAGGGCTGCAGCATCATCAGGCAGCAGCACTCCTGACATACCCAAAGGCATCAAGGATCTAAATAGTGGCTCTCATGGCAGCTCTAGGTCTGCAACAACTAATACAGAGGAAGACTGGGATGGGGTGGCAACAGCTGAGGATCTCAAGGCACTAAAGGGGGAGCTAGCTGCTTTAAGGTTAGCCAATGGAGTGGGAGGTGGTGAAAGGAATGGAGATGGTAAAAGTAATGTGGACAAAGCTGCCATTAACAAAATGAAAGGGCTACTTAAGTCAAAGATCCTTACCAAGCTGTGGTCTGGCAAGGGGGGACAAGGTGACAATAGTGGCTCGGATTCCTCAGATAGTCTTGGTTCTGCCAACCCAGAAGAAGCTAAATCAACACCTTCCAGAAATAGGAGGCATTCAGTGTCTTAG
- the LOC122310518 gene encoding BTB/POZ domain-containing protein NPY2-like isoform X2 has translation MTDEVHISDIPGGPAAFEICAKFCYGMTVTLNAYNVAAARCAAEYLEMHETMERGNLIYKIDVFLTSSIFRSWKDSIIVLQTTKFLLPLSEELKVVSDCIDCIATKACIDVSKVDWSYTYNRKKLPEENGNDPNWNGVRNRPVPKDWWVEDLCELEIGLYKRVLVNIKNIGIVSNDVIGEALKAYAYRRLPGFSKGMIQSGDKAKYQSIVNTIAWLLPADKGCVSCSFLLKLLKASILVNSGEMDKVELVRRIGQQLEEASVNDLLIRAPEEETTMFDVSTVQKIVQEFLMQDKSAEIELLEESHELQETRRPGILSEASKLMVAKLIDGYLAEISKDPNLTLSKFVDLAEMVSNISRPAHDGLYRAIDMYLKEHPGISKSEKKRICKLMDCKKLSVDACMHAVQNERLPLRVVVQVLYFEQVRAAASSGSSTPDIPKGIKDLNSGSHGSSRSATTNTEEDWDGVATAEDLKALKGELAALRLANGVGGGERNGDGKSNVDKAAINKMKGLLKSKILTKLWSGKGGQGDNSGSDSSDSLGSANPEEAKSTPSRNRRHSVS, from the exons ATGACAGATGAAGTTCACATTTCTGACATTCCTGGTGGTCCTGCTGCCTTTGAGATATGTGCCAAGTTTTGTTATGGCATGACCGTCACTCTCAATGCTTACAATGTTGCTGCTGCTCGATGTGCAGCTGAGTACCTAGAAATGCATGAGACCATGGAGAGAGGGAACCTCATCTACAAGATTGATGTCTTTCTTACCTCTAGCATTTTCCGCAGCTGGAAAGATTCAATCATTGTTCTACAGACTACAAAGTTTTTACTACCATTATCTGAGGAGTTGAAGGTTGTCAGCGATTGCATTGACTGTATAGCTACCAAGGCCTGTATTGATGTTTCCAAGGTTGACTGGTCCTATACCTATAATCGGAAGAAGCTCCCAGAGGAAAATGGGAATGATCCAAACTGGAATGGTGTCAGAAACCGTCCAGTGCCAAAGGACTGGTGGGTTGAGGATTTGTGCGAGCTTGAAATTGGTCTGTATAAGCGTGTTCTGGTGAATATTAAAAACATAGGGATTGTTTCAAATGATGTAATTGGGGAAGCCTTGAAAGCTTATGCTTACAGAAGGTTGCCAGGTTTCAGCAAGGGTATGATTCAGTCTGGAGACAAGGCGAAGTACCAGTCAATAGTCAATACAATAGCGTGGCTGTTGCCAGCAGACAAAGGCTGTGTCTCTTGTAGTTTCTTGCTCAAATTGTTAAAAGCTTCCATTTTAGTGAACTCAGGAGAGATGGATAAGGTTGAGCTGGTAAGGAGAATAGGACAGCAACTGGAGGAGGCTTCTGTAAATGATCTTTTGATACGAGCACCAGAAGAGGAAACTACAATGTTTGATGTTAGTACGGTACAGAAAATAGTACAAGAGTTTCTGATGCAAGATAAGAGTGCTGAGATTGAATTGCTTGAAGAAAGCCATGAGCTTCAGGAGACAAGAAGGCCAGGGATTTTATCGGAGGCTTCCAAGCTGATGGTGGCAAAACTGATAGATGGATATCTTGCTGAAATTTCGAAGGATCCCAACCTAACCTTGTCGAAATTTGTTGATCTTGCTGAAATGGTGTCCAACATCTCTCGGCCTGCTCATGATGGGCTCTACCGCGCCATTGACATGTATCTAAAG GAGCATCCAGGGATTAGCAAGAGCGAGAAGAAAAGGATATGCAAGCTGATGGACTGCAAGAAGCTATCAGTTGATGCGTGCATGCATGCTGTTCAAAATGAGAGACTGCCATTGCGTGTCGTAGTGCAGGTACTCTATTTTGAGCAGGTTAGGGCTGCAGCATCATCAGGCAGCAGCACTCCTGACATACCCAAAGGCATCAAGGATCTAAATAGTGGCTCTCATGGCAGCTCTAGGTCTGCAACAACTAATACAGAGGAAGACTGGGATGGGGTGGCAACAGCTGAGGATCTCAAGGCACTAAAGGGGGAGCTAGCTGCTTTAAGGTTAGCCAATGGAGTGGGAGGTGGTGAAAGGAATGGAGATGGTAAAAGTAATGTGGACAAAGCTGCCATTAACAAAATGAAAGGGCTACTTAAGTCAAAGATCCTTACCAAGCTGTGGTCTGGCAAGGGGGGACAAGGTGACAATAGTGGCTCGGATTCCTCAGATAGTCTTGGTTCTGCCAACCCAGAAGAAGCTAAATCAACACCTTCCAGAAATAGGAGGCATTCAGTGTCTTAG